Proteins co-encoded in one Stenotrophomonas maltophilia genomic window:
- a CDS encoding inositol monophosphatase family protein — protein MQKPAVTVMVKAARLAGNVLLRNINKLEALNVVQKGRMDYASEVDADAEKVIVKELKRAYPDYGIFGEEGGVQGERRQMWVIDPLDGTSNYLRGVPHYCVSIALVENGEPTDAVIFDPLRNELFTASRGAGAVLNDRRIRVADRKDLDGTMIHTGFAPRERNRASAQLKAVDALLVHGEDIRRTGSAALDLAYVACGRADAYFEAGVKAWDIAAGLLLVREAGGKVCDFKGATLGRMDNRGPETHQIVAGNLKVAESLQKVLVNTGYAAEFDAKF, from the coding sequence ATGCAGAAACCCGCCGTCACCGTCATGGTCAAGGCCGCCCGCCTCGCCGGCAACGTCCTGTTGCGCAACATCAACAAGCTCGAGGCGCTCAATGTGGTGCAGAAGGGCCGGATGGACTACGCCAGCGAAGTGGATGCGGATGCGGAAAAGGTCATCGTCAAGGAACTCAAGCGCGCCTACCCGGACTACGGCATCTTCGGTGAAGAAGGCGGCGTGCAGGGCGAGCGTCGCCAGATGTGGGTCATCGACCCGCTGGATGGCACCAGCAACTACCTGCGCGGCGTGCCGCACTACTGCGTGTCGATCGCGCTGGTGGAGAACGGCGAGCCGACCGATGCGGTGATCTTCGACCCGCTGCGCAATGAACTGTTCACCGCCAGCCGCGGTGCCGGCGCGGTGCTGAACGACCGCCGCATCCGCGTGGCCGACCGCAAGGACCTGGACGGCACCATGATCCACACCGGCTTCGCCCCGCGCGAGCGCAACCGTGCCAGCGCCCAGCTGAAGGCGGTCGACGCCCTGCTGGTGCACGGCGAAGACATCCGCCGCACCGGTTCGGCCGCACTGGACCTGGCCTACGTGGCCTGTGGCCGCGCTGACGCCTACTTCGAAGCCGGCGTGAAGGCATGGGACATCGCTGCCGGCCTGCTGCTGGTGCGCGAAGCCGGCGGCAAGGTCTGCGATTTCAAGGGCGCCACCCTGGGCCGCATGGACAACCGCGGTCCGGAGACCCACCAGATCGTGGCCGGCAACCTGAAGGTGGCCGAGTCGCTGCAGAAGGTGCTGGTGAACACCGGTTACGCCGCCGAGTTCGACGCGAAGTTCTGA
- the htpX gene encoding protease HtpX, with the protein MFTRIALFLATNLAVLILAGIVMSILGVDSRSMSGLLVMAGIFGFGGSFISLLLSKWMAKRSTGAVVITEPRNQTERWLLATVERQAKAAGIGMPEVAVYEGPEINAFATGANRNNALVAVSTGLLHNMSEDEAEAVLGHEIAHVANGDMITMALLQGVLNTFVIVLARVVGGIIDSALSGNREGGGRGFAYFIIVFVLEMVFGLFATMISMWFSRHREFRADAGGASLAGRQKMIAALERLQLNHGQSTLPTQIAAFGIAGSTAKKLFMSHPPLEERIAALRASTVA; encoded by the coding sequence ATGTTTACCCGCATTGCCCTGTTCCTGGCCACCAACCTTGCGGTGCTGATTCTCGCCGGCATCGTGATGTCCATCCTGGGCGTGGACTCCCGTTCGATGAGCGGCCTGCTGGTCATGGCCGGCATCTTCGGCTTTGGTGGTTCCTTCATCTCGCTGCTGCTGTCCAAGTGGATGGCCAAGCGTTCCACCGGCGCGGTGGTGATCACCGAGCCGCGCAACCAGACCGAGCGCTGGCTGCTGGCCACCGTCGAGCGCCAGGCCAAGGCGGCCGGCATCGGCATGCCGGAAGTGGCGGTGTATGAAGGCCCGGAGATCAATGCCTTTGCCACCGGCGCCAACCGCAACAACGCGCTGGTGGCGGTGTCCACCGGCCTGCTGCACAACATGAGCGAAGACGAAGCCGAAGCGGTGTTGGGCCACGAGATCGCTCACGTCGCCAACGGTGACATGATCACCATGGCACTGCTGCAGGGCGTGCTGAACACCTTCGTGATCGTACTGGCCCGCGTGGTCGGCGGCATCATCGACAGCGCGCTGTCGGGCAACCGCGAAGGCGGTGGCCGTGGCTTTGCCTACTTCATCATCGTGTTCGTGCTGGAGATGGTGTTCGGCCTGTTCGCCACGATGATCTCGATGTGGTTCTCGCGCCACCGCGAGTTCCGCGCCGATGCCGGTGGTGCCTCGCTGGCCGGCCGCCAGAAGATGATCGCCGCGCTGGAGCGCCTGCAGCTGAACCACGGCCAGAGCACCCTGCCGACGCAGATCGCCGCGTTCGGTATTGCCGGCTCGACCGCGAAGAAGCTGTTCATGAGCCATCCGCCGCTGGAAGAGCGCATCGCTGCGCTGCGTGCTTCGACGGTGGCGTAA